The DNA window atttaaaattataattccaacttataaaaattagaattgagaattataaaattataattatttaaatatgttagaTATTGTTAGATATGTCATATGTGTCACCGGGATATCACTATAATGggttagggctgcaaatgagtcaagccgttCATGAGCTACTCgcgagccgctcggtcaaagctcgacttgagcttgactttaatagagttcgagtcgagctcgagccgactcgtttaatattcgagccgaactcgagctcatataatgcttgctcaATAGCTTATCGAGCTTTTTCAAGcctgataatataatatattttttatttatttttaattttaaaatttaaaacaatatttttttttctttcctcctctctTTTCAAAACTCATATAATAGGCCCaatccatattattatattatattatctaaaataaaactctaatttcAATCTACATAActctttcatcttttttttcttctctctcttccgtcttcataatttcttcttcttcatcgtcatttcatcttcttcatcgtcatttcatcttcttcttcaagcatttcatcttcttcttcaagcaTTTCATCATCCtcttatcttcttattctttttcaccatttcatctttttttcttttttcgttCTTACTATTTCTTTCACTCATTGATAATAGGTTGATTCcatttttcatattatcttttctttacaatatttttctcattcattcacaagGCTTACAAGTAATTAAAATCTATCTATTTTTACTTCTactataaataactttaatttccTTATGTATGATGAGAAACTAATgcttataaaatgaatatagaaaaacattaatattatatatatatatatatatatatatatatatatatatatatatatatatatatatataaaagcatgaaattatattagatgtgaaataaatacaaaaacattattatatataatgattttcaatttatattatggTTGGATTAATGATAGAAAAAATGCTTTTATATAATATCGAAAGgagataaaaaatgttaatatattatatacaatattaaaagagataaaaaatgtaaatatattatatataataaaaattaaaaaaatgttaatatatattttatatattataggaagggataaaaaaattatagtatatatattatatataatatgttgagaggaaaaatgaatttataagattaataatatattataatatatatatatataaaaaaaaattagtagaTTCTAgctataaataagtttataaatatatttttttttgtagtatCTAAtccttaatatataagttaaattttagatattttttaacatttatttttatattaattatttttaagtttaaacatttcatattattgactGCAGGTAAGTACGTTATGCTTGAAGaaaagacttaaaaaaattaatatattaattattcaaacaatttatattattttgtactttaattttgaaattttatgttttagaattttgattagtaatttttaaagtttggactatcatttttgaaattttgaataattatgattgtttaatattttattttgaaatataatgttttaaatgttgaatatgtatgaaagtttgatattttcattttgaaaataaatttgggtttgtgtttgggtttgggtttgggtttgggtttgggtttgggtttgggtttgggtttgagtttgggtttgggtttgagtttgggtttgggtttgggtttgggtttgggtttgggtttgggtttgggtttgagttcgagttcgagttcgagttcgagttcgagctcgagcttgagtttgaaaatttaattttagttcaaactttTCGAGTCGAGCAGAGCTTGTAGGTTAatagtcgagctcgagttcaagctccaatttataaactcgttcgagctcgagttcgagtcgagctaataaatactaaatcgagtcgagctcgactcgactcatttgcagccctataATGGGTTATGTATTCGATGAAAAATGCTTCTCCACTTTAGTTAACCAATTCATCAAATTTATGCAAATTTACAATCATATTACCACCTCTAACCAACCATTTCTCACATTCATTTCCAcgaatatttgaaattgttaaatataatatatatatatatatatatattttctctttatatatattattaatttaaattaataaaaaaaaaatattatttaacattattttctaattttttctaattttgtttggAAAATTATGATATAATGTATAAAAGttcatgattatatatatatatatatatatatatatatatatatatatatatatatatatatatatatataaatttataatatataaatattatatattgtgaaataaatgaggataaaatatttttgtaattatggCAGgaggtataatttatattattatatacgaaatattatatataatgacgaGGAggaggaatatatatatatatatatatatatatatatatatatatatatatatatatatatatatatatttatatatatttaaatattatatatttaaaaggaggacacatttaaaaaaaaaagtatattatataactattatattaagaaataaatgaggggtgagtttttttaattaggttaagagatataatttttttattaatatgaaatattatatatatatatatatttattaggagatagaatatattatattatattatattaataaataaataaatgagaaataatttttttttataaatacagatataatattatatatatataaatataaaatttattaataatattatatatgatgagagaagaaaatatttatttaaaattaataaaggaaaaataaatataattatataataaaaatatctgataatatatatatatatatatatatatattttgagaaattaatgaggaaaaatatatttatttaaatatatatcgattaaaaaaatattatttatgtatttattaatataatatatatttattttatgaaagaatatatatatatatattataaatgtaatgagagaaaatataatttaatgatgaaagatatataaaatatactttatcctatgttttatagatttttttagaCTGGGTTGGCAAAATACCTGATATGAttagaaaattgaaagtttgTATTCTCAAATaccacattttatttaaaattaagtccTAAAATGAGTAGATGAAATAGTAATTTgtctatttataatttaaaaacatttaaatttaatgaattttagaAAAGTAAGAAAAGCTTGaagcaaaaaaagaaaaagaaaagaaataaagagCTAAGAAAACCAAGCATGGCTGAATTCGTAGACCTTgtttaaccaaaaccctataaAACCCCCTTCTCTCCCGATCATTCTTGCCGCCGCTCAATCTCTGCAATCAATTAGCTTTTCTCTCTACTAACAATGGCGGAACTCAAGCTCTCGGAGAGCAGAGACCTAACAAGAATAGAGCGCATAGGTGCGCACTCACACATCCGTGGCCTCGGCCTCGACTCCAACCTAGAAGCCCGAGGATCTAGTGAAGGAATGGTAGGCCAGACCGCTGCTCGTAAAGCTGCTGGCCTTATTGTGCAGATGGTCAAGGAAGGGAAAATCGCTGGCCGTGCTGTTCTCCTCGCAGGACAGCCTGGAACTGGGAAGACCGCAATCGCCATGGGCATGGCCAAGTCTCTCGGACAAGAAACCCCTTTTGCGATGCTAGCAGGAAGCGAAATTTTCTCCCTTGAGATGTCAAAGACCGAAGCCCTTATGCAAGCTTTCAGGAGAGCCATCGGTGTCAGAATCAAGGAGGAGAACGAAGTCATTGAGGGAGAAGTTGTGGAGATCCAAATTGACCGTCCTGCGGTTTCTGGAGCGGCATCAAAGACGGGTAAGATGACGCTCAAGACTACGGAGATGGAGACTGTTTATGACTTGGGTGTGAAAATGATTGAGTCACTTGGTAAAGAAAAGGTTCAGAGTGGGGATGTTATAGCTATTGACAAGGCTTCGGGAAAGATTACTAAGCTTGGTAGATCATTTTCGAGGTCTAGAGATTTTGATGCAATGGGGCCACAAACTAAGTTCGTTCAGTGTCCAGATGGCGAGTTGCAGAAGAGGAAAGAGATTGTTCATTGCGTTACTCTTCATGAAATTGATGTTATCAACAGCAGGTATTTTACTTGAAGAGTTCAACATTTATGCATTTTTGGATAGCTTAATGAGTATGTACATAAGTTTTCATGAAATTTGATTCAACATTATGCATTTTGGTGATAGTATGTTGTAGCATTTCTTCATACTGGAGCTTTTATCAAGGCTAATTGTTGCATCTTATATTAGCTAGGGTAGGAGGCTCAATATGTGTTTCTTGATAACACCATGTCAGTTCCCTTTCTTTCTTTACAGTTTCTGAATGCTCATCTAAACAGAGAAGACCTTCATCATATCTGAGATGTTAGAAAATGTAGGAAAATTTGGAAACACCAATTTGGTTTCGTTTTTCTTCACCCAGGAATCCCATTTGGAAATGCAGTACATCTGTTGTATTCCACCAAATGTATCTAGATCTGTttcccaaaaattatttatgatttccCAAAGATACCcacatttatatatacatactcATTTCCAAATGAAGCAGTGAATGGGTGGGTGGCTTTAGAGAAACCATTTGGTTTCATTTTTTATCGGATGTGGGATCCAATTTGAAAGTGGggtatatttgtttttatgtcACCAAATGGATCTAGATCTGTATCTCATAAATTATTCCTAATGAGACCCACATATATTTCTACATACCCATTTCTAATTGGAGTAGTGGAATGGGTGGCTTTGGAAACACCGTATGTGGGTTTGTTTCCACCCGGGTATGGGTATGTACCCAAGTTGGACCCCATTTTGATGTGTCCCAAAAATTAAATGTGTTTTCCAAATGAGTTCCAGATCCATATATAAATACCCATTTCCAAATGAAGTTGTAAACACCAGCTGGgcttattttttcatcaaatgtaTCTTCGTCTGAATCCCATAACTTATTTGCGGTTTCCCAATGAGCCCCACATCCTATCGAAGCTTATGTTTGCTAAATGCCATGGCAACTGCTAAGATAGAACTTAAAGTCCATTTTTAGCCAAAAAGGAAGATATTGGTCATTTTTCATCTCATTTCATACTTGTATGGGGTTGATTATAAATTCTATTGGGAGTTAAAGGAAAATCTGCAGCCTCTCAAACTTCTTGTTCTCTATtcttaaatgttactttttttcATAGAAAGTTTGTGTTTCCAGCCATTAACTTTTTAAGTGAGCACTgacaaatatgatttttttctatCCCAACAAAATGGCTACTTGAACTGATTCTCCCCTTTGCTACTTAATTTCAGAACACAGGGATTTCTAGCTCTCTTCACAGGCGACACAGGAGAAATCCGAGCAGAGGTAAGAGAGCAAATAGACACAAAAGTCGCAGAATGGAGAGAAGAAGGAAAAGCTGAAATAGTTCCTGGAGTTCTCTTCATCGACGAAGTCCACATGCTAGACATGGAATGCTTCTCATTCCTAAACCGAGCCCTCGAAAACGACATGGCTCCGATATTAGTCGTCGCGACCAACCGAGGAAACACAGCCATCAGAGGCACAAACTACAAATCCCCTCATGGGATCCCTGTCGATTTCCTAGACAGACTCTTAATCATCTCCACTCAGCCTTACACAGAAGAAGACATTAGTAAGATTCTGGAAATCAGAtgccaagaagaagaaatcgaCATGTCTGAAGATGCGAAGAGGCTGTTGACGAAGATCGGAGTGGACACATCTTTGAGGTACtcgattaatttaattacaactTCTGCTTTGGCTTGTTTGAAACGGAAGGGGAGGGTAGTTGAGATGGAGGATGTGAGCCGAGTTTATGAACTTTTTTGGGATGTTAAGAGATCGACGCAGTATTTGATGGAGTATCAGAGTCAGTATATGTTTAATGAAGTGGCAATGGGAGAGGCTGAAGAAGAATAAGATGAAGGTGCAAAGGCTATGTTTAATGTTTAGTTCTATTCTATGTTTATCTGTTTTTGAAATTTCTGAATACTGATTCAGATACGGCTGAAAGGTGTGATTGGCTATTGTTTATCTTAGTTTTTTATTCactaaaatgtattaattttctTGTTAGTCTATTTACAAGATTATTGCGATTAAACTTTTATCAAAGAAACCTACTTGTTGAACATTTTAAGTTGAAGCGGAGAACAAATTTAAAacaacataaattaattaaacataccTATTGTTTTTCTTAGTCTTCAAAAATTTTATTCTTCAAACCCTTGGTCATTACGTTAGGCACTTGTTGGGTAATGATatgtatatgttttttttttccatgcaaagttgtatttatttttttgacaatttGATGGTAGAAACACTGTCACACTTTTTCTGAGAGCACTAAAGAGCATCCAAAATCCTCTTCATCTAACAGTCACCAATTCGGCTCAGTTGCAGACAATGTCACAATGGGCTGTTTTTTCAAAGACCATAACATAGCCCCATTTTCAATAATGAACACATATTCAGAAGTACTATTTCTATCATCTTCAGCATAATCACTATTAGTAAATCCAATGAGCTCACCCATTTTTTTTGCTCATAGTCAATTTCCAGCTCTAAAGTTTCTTTTCACATATCTAAATATTCTCTTTTCTgtaagcgctttgagtttaagcggagACCATGCCTGTGAGTGTCAGATTAGTTATCCTCTAATTCCCCAAAAATACCTACAAACATTGGGTAAGGTCTTGTAACTGTCAAATACCTCAAAGTATCAACCATTTTGTTTGTACATGGTAGCAGAATACAGAATTATCCTGAATCATATCCAATCTTTCAAGAATCTCTcgattatatttctttattttacttCCACGCCAAAGAAGAAATCTCATTCTTCATTCTTCCAATCAGTCATTTCAAACACTTGCATCATACTAGTTTTGAATGCACTGATCATAATCTAATTATTTCTTATCACAATTAAGTTATCCACGTATAAACTTACAATTAAGATTTCATTTTCAGACATATATCTAACCAACAGTATGAGTCAGaagaacattttttaaaatcttgttCCACACAAAAAGGAATCAATACGGCTgaaccaggctcttggagcatGTTTCAGTCTATACAAAACTTTCTTCAGTTTATATACTGTACGCTCCTCTCTCTTCTTGACAAATCCCCTTGTTGTTCAATATAGGCTTCctttaataaattttcattcaaaaatGTAGTTTTCACATCTATCTCATATAAGtttcaatttcttttgaaaGTCATTgcaaaaaatcattataattgtATCCCATCTGACCACATGTA is part of the Impatiens glandulifera chromosome 1, dImpGla2.1, whole genome shotgun sequence genome and encodes:
- the LOC124919296 gene encoding ruvB-like 2; protein product: MAELKLSESRDLTRIERIGAHSHIRGLGLDSNLEARGSSEGMVGQTAARKAAGLIVQMVKEGKIAGRAVLLAGQPGTGKTAIAMGMAKSLGQETPFAMLAGSEIFSLEMSKTEALMQAFRRAIGVRIKEENEVIEGEVVEIQIDRPAVSGAASKTGKMTLKTTEMETVYDLGVKMIESLGKEKVQSGDVIAIDKASGKITKLGRSFSRSRDFDAMGPQTKFVQCPDGELQKRKEIVHCVTLHEIDVINSRTQGFLALFTGDTGEIRAEVREQIDTKVAEWREEGKAEIVPGVLFIDEVHMLDMECFSFLNRALENDMAPILVVATNRGNTAIRGTNYKSPHGIPVDFLDRLLIISTQPYTEEDISKILEIRCQEEEIDMSEDAKRLLTKIGVDTSLRYSINLITTSALACLKRKGRVVEMEDVSRVYELFWDVKRSTQYLMEYQSQYMFNEVAMGEAEEE